The proteins below are encoded in one region of Casimicrobium huifangae:
- a CDS encoding sodium:solute symporter family protein, whose translation MLLAFVFLYLLVTIGIGLWAAKRVKNTADYAIAGRHLPLIMIVTTTFATWFGSETVLGIGAKFVQGNLGTVVEDPFGASFCLIFVGLFFAAKLYKQTLLTISDYYRQRFGKSVEILCSIIIMLSYLGWVAAQVTALGLVFNILSHGAISFEWGMVIGVASILIYTLFGGMWSVALTDFIQMIVLVVGLSIIAVMAGHMAGGADKVIDYAQSKDMFRFFPEPNAKDMIFFFAAAITMMLGSIPQQDVFQRVMSAKDIKAATRGPVIGGICYLLFAFVPMFLVVAALIIMPEQTAELLKGDTQKILPTLVLEHMPFVAQVIFFGALLSAIKSCASATLLAPSVTFIENVYKHWNKHMSDQQTLKAMRIAVLVFSVMVLGYAMASRGTKIYDMVSGAYQVTLVGAFVPLVFGLYWKRATTQGAIASIILGVLVWLAVMLLPGWGEAFPQQLAGVLASLTGMLIGSLAPQWIENHRGHVHHFVGSPEGQA comes from the coding sequence ATGCTGCTTGCGTTCGTTTTTCTCTATCTGCTGGTGACGATCGGTATTGGCCTGTGGGCGGCGAAGCGGGTGAAGAACACGGCGGACTACGCCATTGCCGGTCGCCATCTGCCGCTGATCATGATCGTTACCACGACGTTCGCGACCTGGTTCGGCAGCGAGACGGTGCTGGGCATCGGCGCCAAGTTCGTGCAGGGTAATCTGGGTACCGTGGTTGAGGACCCATTCGGCGCCTCGTTCTGCCTGATTTTCGTCGGCCTGTTCTTCGCCGCGAAGCTCTACAAGCAGACGCTGCTCACCATCAGCGATTACTACCGTCAGCGCTTCGGCAAATCGGTGGAAATCCTCTGTTCGATCATCATCATGCTGAGCTATCTCGGCTGGGTCGCGGCGCAGGTCACGGCCCTCGGTCTGGTGTTCAACATCCTCTCGCATGGCGCCATCAGCTTCGAATGGGGCATGGTGATCGGGGTTGCCTCCATCCTGATCTACACGCTGTTCGGTGGCATGTGGAGCGTGGCGCTGACCGACTTCATCCAGATGATTGTGCTGGTCGTGGGGCTGTCCATCATTGCCGTCATGGCCGGCCACATGGCCGGCGGCGCCGACAAGGTGATCGACTACGCGCAGAGCAAGGACATGTTCCGCTTCTTCCCGGAGCCGAACGCGAAGGACATGATCTTTTTCTTCGCCGCAGCAATCACCATGATGCTCGGTTCGATTCCGCAGCAGGACGTGTTCCAGCGCGTGATGTCCGCCAAGGACATCAAGGCTGCCACGCGCGGCCCCGTGATCGGCGGCATCTGCTACCTGCTGTTCGCCTTCGTGCCGATGTTCCTGGTGGTGGCTGCGCTGATCATCATGCCCGAGCAGACCGCCGAGTTGCTGAAAGGCGACACGCAAAAGATCCTGCCCACGCTGGTGCTCGAACACATGCCGTTCGTGGCGCAGGTCATCTTCTTCGGCGCGCTGCTTTCCGCCATCAAGTCCTGTGCGTCGGCGACTCTGCTTGCGCCAAGTGTGACGTTCATCGAAAACGTCTACAAGCACTGGAACAAACACATGAGTGACCAGCAGACACTGAAAGCCATGCGCATCGCCGTGCTGGTGTTTTCGGTCATGGTACTTGGCTACGCGATGGCATCGCGCGGCACCAAGATTTACGACATGGTGTCCGGTGCGTATCAAGTGACGCTGGTCGGCGCCTTTGTCCCGCTGGTCTTTGGCCTCTACTGGAAGCGTGCCACCACGCAAGGCGCGATCGCATCGATCATTCTCGGCGTGCTGGTCTGGCTCGCCGTCATGCTGTTGCCGGGTTGGGGGGAGGCGTTCCCGCAGCAGCTCGCGGGCGTCCTTGCGTCACTGACCGGGATGCTGATCGGCTCGCTGGCGCCGCAGTGGATTGAAAACCATCGCGGTCACGTGCACCACTTCGTTGGGTCACCGGAAGGGCAGGCGTAG
- a CDS encoding TonB-dependent siderophore receptor, producing MATTFTPSPITAVAAAVATALATTNAVGQTTTSSPQRVDTVTITAKSAPVLDIDNADVGGFSAPLAKTPQSVTVIGADLLAGTATQSLSNLLKLDASLADAYNTTGYIESLSVRGFLLDQAGNFCRNGLAISNYAPIALENKERIEVLKGVAGLQSGVSAPGGLVNYVTKAPLRDAFTTATLATDERGGARVHVDSNVMLGSIGARLNVAAERLRNQFDRAGGDRQFASLALATQLSAQTSLSADFEYHRKSQPSVPGLGLLDRDGDGGGDTLPAPVNPRLNLNNQSWSLPFQAKVTTAELALKHRFNADWSARVAANVQQSRINDRLAFPDGCSNAPTYVYPGLCANGDVDVYDFRSEGEKRKVASWDASVAGRFNALGVRHDARFGLSGRSVRNDLPPTQAYNYVGSTNIFAPVALPADPSLTELNTNSRERAVEGYASLQSDLGAQLQSFAGVRVSRLHRASERSDGSRAVAYDQTVATPWAGLAWSPSSATMLYASWGQGAELEAVPNRPSRFVNYGEALPALKSKQVEIGGKWQLNPRMLLTAAAFSIDKPYADDVATTSGIPRRVAGGKEARHRGVELAATGRLDEALSLQASLMLLDAKYTRAVDPALVDQRVTNVPRSKASLFADYKVAAVPGLALNALATYESGKTATADGSVALPSAWQLDAGVRYQVKLAGKSTLWRLNVENLTNRVYWREAPTTYWGGVYLFPSTPRTVRASVTVDF from the coding sequence ATGGCAACTACTTTCACTCCCTCCCCCATCACTGCCGTCGCGGCGGCTGTCGCCACTGCGCTCGCCACCACGAACGCAGTCGGCCAGACGACCACATCGTCACCGCAGCGCGTGGACACCGTCACCATCACGGCCAAATCGGCACCGGTGCTCGACATCGACAACGCCGATGTCGGTGGCTTCAGCGCGCCGCTTGCCAAGACGCCGCAAAGCGTTACCGTGATCGGCGCCGATCTGCTGGCGGGCACCGCGACGCAATCACTGTCCAACCTGCTCAAGCTGGATGCCTCACTCGCCGACGCTTACAACACTACGGGCTACATCGAAAGCCTGTCGGTACGCGGCTTTCTGCTTGATCAGGCCGGCAACTTCTGTCGCAATGGCCTCGCCATTTCGAACTACGCGCCCATTGCACTGGAAAACAAGGAACGCATCGAAGTGCTCAAAGGGGTCGCCGGTTTGCAGTCGGGCGTGTCGGCGCCAGGCGGCCTGGTGAACTATGTCACCAAGGCTCCGCTCAGGGACGCATTCACCACCGCGACGCTTGCCACCGACGAACGCGGCGGTGCCAGGGTGCATGTGGATAGCAACGTGATGCTCGGCAGCATCGGTGCGCGCCTGAACGTGGCAGCTGAACGCCTGCGCAACCAGTTTGATCGCGCCGGTGGCGACCGCCAGTTTGCCAGCCTCGCGCTGGCGACCCAACTGTCAGCGCAAACATCGCTGAGTGCGGACTTTGAATATCACCGCAAGAGCCAGCCGTCGGTCCCCGGCCTCGGCCTGCTGGATCGCGACGGTGATGGCGGCGGCGACACCCTGCCCGCGCCCGTCAATCCGCGACTCAATCTGAACAACCAGTCATGGTCCCTGCCGTTCCAGGCGAAGGTCACTACGGCAGAACTTGCTCTCAAGCACCGCTTCAATGCCGACTGGAGCGCCCGTGTCGCAGCGAATGTGCAGCAATCGCGCATCAATGATCGCCTGGCCTTCCCGGATGGCTGCTCCAACGCACCAACCTACGTGTATCCCGGCCTCTGCGCCAACGGCGATGTCGATGTGTATGACTTCCGTAGCGAAGGCGAAAAGCGCAAGGTGGCAAGCTGGGACGCATCGGTTGCCGGGCGCTTCAATGCCCTGGGCGTACGCCATGACGCGCGTTTCGGCCTGTCTGGCCGCAGCGTGCGCAATGATCTGCCGCCGACGCAGGCCTACAACTACGTCGGCAGCACCAACATCTTCGCCCCGGTCGCACTGCCGGCGGACCCTTCGCTTACCGAACTCAACACCAACAGTCGCGAGCGCGCGGTAGAGGGCTACGCGTCGCTGCAGAGCGATCTGGGCGCGCAATTGCAGTCGTTTGCGGGCGTGCGTGTGTCCCGCCTGCATCGCGCCAGCGAGCGAAGCGATGGGTCGCGCGCGGTTGCCTACGATCAGACGGTCGCCACACCCTGGGCCGGCCTCGCCTGGTCGCCTTCCAGCGCCACCATGCTCTATGCGTCGTGGGGCCAGGGCGCCGAGCTGGAGGCGGTGCCGAACCGGCCGTCGCGCTTTGTGAACTACGGCGAAGCGCTGCCGGCGCTCAAGAGCAAGCAGGTCGAGATCGGTGGCAAGTGGCAGTTGAATCCGCGCATGCTGCTAACCGCCGCTGCGTTCAGTATCGACAAGCCTTACGCTGACGACGTCGCGACAACGAGCGGGATTCCGCGCCGCGTTGCTGGCGGCAAGGAAGCGCGCCACCGTGGCGTCGAACTTGCCGCGACTGGCCGCCTCGACGAAGCGCTTTCGCTGCAGGCGAGCCTGATGCTGCTCGACGCGAAGTACACCCGCGCGGTTGATCCGGCACTCGTCGATCAGCGCGTGACCAACGTGCCGCGCAGCAAGGCATCGCTGTTTGCCGATTACAAGGTCGCCGCCGTCCCCGGCCTGGCGCTCAACGCACTCGCCACGTACGAATCCGGCAAGACTGCCACGGCGGACGGCAGCGTGGCGCTGCCCAGCGCGTGGCAACTGGATGCAGGCGTGCGCTATCAGGTCAAACTGGCCGGAAAGTCCACGCTGTGGCGGCTCAACGTGGAAAACCTGACCAATCGCGTTTACTGGCGGGAAGCGCCGACCACCTACTGGGGCGGCGTCTATCTCTTCCCATCGACGCCTCGTACCGTGCGGGCGAGTGTGACGGTGGACTTCTAG
- the pnuC gene encoding nicotinamide riboside transporter PnuC yields MLDTAFTLLGTAVTWLEVIAFVLALANIACNVFEIHWGWPLTIIASVLYAWLFYASKLYGEAGVNVFFAVAALWGWWQWLRGHRAGSSAPLRIARLDSQGVAITVAGWAVAWLGCALLLRAITDSDVPWADGFVTAGSVVGTVLLGRKFIENWPIWLIVNAASVALFAYKGLTLTVVLYVIFFGLAIWGWIGWRERLARSEMVSR; encoded by the coding sequence ATGCTCGACACCGCCTTCACCCTGCTCGGCACCGCCGTCACCTGGCTGGAGGTGATCGCCTTCGTGCTGGCGCTGGCCAACATCGCCTGCAACGTGTTCGAGATCCACTGGGGCTGGCCGCTGACCATCATCGCCAGCGTCCTTTACGCATGGCTGTTCTACGCCAGCAAGCTGTATGGCGAGGCCGGTGTCAATGTCTTCTTTGCCGTGGCCGCGCTGTGGGGCTGGTGGCAGTGGCTGCGCGGTCATCGCGCCGGGTCGAGCGCGCCGCTCCGGATCGCGCGACTGGACTCGCAGGGCGTCGCAATCACGGTGGCCGGTTGGGCCGTCGCCTGGCTCGGCTGCGCGCTGCTGCTGCGCGCGATCACTGACTCCGACGTGCCCTGGGCCGACGGTTTCGTCACCGCCGGCAGCGTAGTGGGTACCGTGCTGTTGGGCCGCAAGTTCATCGAGAACTGGCCGATCTGGCTGATCGTCAACGCCGCCAGCGTGGCGCTATTCGCCTACAAGGGGCTCACGCTCACGGTGGTGCTGTACGTGATCTTTTTCGGCCTGGCGATCTGGGGCTGGATCGGCTGGCGAGAACGGCTGGCGCGCAGCGAAATGGTGTCACGATGA
- a CDS encoding AAA family ATPase produces the protein MTPKLICILGAESTGKTTLAQQLAVHFDCPWVPEYLRAFCDERGRTPYRDEQALILETQHVHELVAAAKARAAAPHAAGTSGLPFVFCDTAPLTTAIYSDYVFGDGSLYARARALHQRYALTLLCMPDLGWVADGFLRDSADAQLKIHDMMTRELTTLGLPFAQVKGGGNLRLDEAVKALTRSS, from the coding sequence ATGACGCCCAAACTCATCTGCATTCTCGGTGCCGAAAGCACCGGCAAAACGACACTCGCGCAGCAACTGGCCGTGCACTTTGATTGCCCCTGGGTGCCCGAGTATCTGCGCGCGTTCTGCGATGAACGAGGCCGTACACCGTATCGCGATGAGCAGGCCCTGATTCTGGAGACGCAGCACGTCCACGAGCTGGTAGCAGCGGCCAAGGCGCGAGCCGCTGCGCCGCATGCTGCGGGTACGTCGGGACTGCCCTTTGTTTTCTGCGACACCGCGCCGCTGACCACGGCGATCTACAGCGACTATGTGTTTGGTGATGGCTCGCTCTACGCCCGCGCAAGAGCGTTGCACCAGCGCTACGCGCTGACGCTGCTCTGCATGCCCGATCTGGGCTGGGTGGCCGATGGTTTCCTGCGCGACAGCGCCGATGCGCAACTCAAAATCCACGACATGATGACGCGCGAGCTCACCACGCTCGGGCTGCCGTTCGCGCAGGTGAAGGGAGGCGGTAACTTGCGCCTTGATGAAGCAGTGAAGGCGCTGACGCGTTCGAGCTAG